Proteins encoded by one window of uncultured Celeribacter sp.:
- a CDS encoding Hint domain-containing protein, with protein sequence MKRSLRQPGQQVETSDPMPVYDLEVYNFDPSGVFSTTTGSRFTYSGGGPTGTAAVTDNNAVLTDDSAGWSYGETATANVSIGGNSSTNADVDAERVWTVTDLNTGETFQVIQFDVEDGDARGFYTVSEQPLIDGHQYQIVNYNSNPGSSSGTAPSFSYADYISTAELPDGVVSGTDGNDTIDTNYTGDPQGEMVDGTTTQESTLSWDDLAADNTSIEGGMSTVINGVQVNIGYTETNGNNTATISNETIYTENGDFSDNSSLRLWGSGNSGDTSSVTLDFSSTQSDVRGEVENVTFRISDLDVYAFVDTVTITAVDAEGNTVTLTITPEGAVSVSGDTATGTADANFVNPDDASGAILVTIPGPVSNVTIDYGNNGTEQQSIHVSDINFDVIQTEYDDTIEAGAGNDTIDAGLGDDVVYGGSGDDIIEGGVGNDTMYGETGDDTFIGGAGADTMYGDSGQDTIDYSNSSEGVNVDLGTGTYSGGDAEGDSGSGIDGLIGSDYDDTLIGFDGQSTDGENAYTNIFYGGAGNDYLDGAGGDDELYGGEGNDTIIGGAGADIIEGGAGDDTIYAGGGDTITGGTGNDTIIIDPSQLDGNAINIIGSEDAGDGDTDVLDLSGLGVDWSTRPITYDENDPESGSLTLADGTVITFSNIETVICFGKGTRIATPYGARTVEDLKPGDLVLTMDNGVQPLRWVGARQVPAMGRFAPIEIKAGALNNDRDLIVSPQHRMLLNSWRSEVLFGTSEVFAAAKHLVNGTTIREAQGGMVTYYHLMFDRHEVIFAEGAASESFHVSDYSLTGVADAAREELFTLFPELRSMPTHHGDTARKCLKAHETELLVA encoded by the coding sequence GTGAAACGATCCTTGCGGCAACCGGGCCAGCAAGTTGAGACGAGTGATCCGATGCCCGTTTACGATCTGGAAGTTTATAATTTCGACCCAAGCGGCGTGTTCAGCACGACAACTGGATCGCGCTTTACATATTCCGGAGGCGGCCCCACCGGCACGGCAGCTGTCACAGACAACAACGCTGTTTTGACAGACGACAGCGCAGGCTGGAGCTATGGCGAAACCGCCACGGCGAATGTCAGCATCGGCGGCAATTCTTCGACAAATGCGGATGTCGATGCGGAACGGGTCTGGACTGTCACGGATCTGAACACCGGGGAAACCTTTCAGGTCATCCAATTCGATGTCGAGGACGGCGACGCGCGCGGCTTTTACACCGTCTCCGAACAACCGCTGATCGACGGGCATCAATATCAGATCGTCAACTACAACTCCAATCCCGGCTCGTCGAGCGGCACCGCGCCGAGTTTCAGCTATGCGGATTACATCTCGACCGCCGAGTTGCCCGACGGGGTCGTCAGCGGCACGGACGGCAACGACACGATTGACACGAATTACACCGGCGACCCGCAAGGCGAAATGGTCGATGGCACCACCACCCAGGAGAGCACGCTGAGCTGGGACGATCTGGCCGCCGACAACACCTCGATCGAGGGGGGCATGTCCACCGTCATCAATGGTGTACAGGTCAACATCGGCTATACGGAAACCAACGGCAACAACACCGCCACCATTTCCAACGAGACCATCTACACCGAGAACGGGGATTTCTCCGACAACAGCTCGCTGCGCCTCTGGGGCTCCGGCAACAGTGGAGACACCTCGTCGGTCACGCTCGATTTCTCCTCGACTCAAAGCGATGTTCGGGGCGAGGTGGAAAACGTCACCTTTCGTATTTCCGATCTCGACGTCTACGCCTTTGTCGACACCGTCACCATCACCGCCGTGGATGCCGAGGGCAACACCGTCACCCTGACCATCACGCCCGAGGGCGCCGTCAGCGTCTCTGGCGACACAGCGACCGGCACGGCGGATGCGAATTTCGTCAACCCGGACGATGCCTCCGGCGCGATCCTCGTCACGATCCCCGGCCCCGTGTCGAACGTCACCATCGACTACGGCAACAATGGCACGGAGCAACAGTCGATCCATGTGTCCGACATCAATTTCGATGTGATCCAGACCGAATACGATGACACCATCGAAGCGGGCGCAGGCAACGACACCATCGACGCTGGTCTTGGGGACGATGTGGTCTATGGCGGCTCCGGCGATGACATCATCGAAGGCGGCGTCGGCAATGATACGATGTACGGCGAAACCGGCGATGACACCTTCATCGGCGGCGCGGGCGCGGACACCATGTACGGGGACTCCGGTCAGGACACCATCGACTATTCCAACAGCTCCGAAGGCGTCAATGTCGATCTCGGCACTGGGACCTATTCGGGTGGCGACGCCGAAGGCGACAGCGGTTCCGGCATCGACGGCCTGATCGGGTCGGATTACGACGACACGCTCATCGGCTTCGACGGGCAAAGCACGGACGGCGAGAATGCCTATACCAACATTTTCTATGGCGGTGCGGGCAACGATTACCTCGACGGCGCGGGCGGTGACGACGAACTTTACGGTGGCGAAGGCAACGACACGATCATCGGCGGCGCGGGCGCTGACATCATCGAGGGTGGCGCGGGCGATGACACGATCTACGCCGGAGGCGGTGACACGATCACCGGCGGCACAGGCAACGACACGATCATCATCGACCCATCCCAGCTTGATGGCAATGCGATCAACATCATCGGCTCCGAGGACGCGGGCGATGGCGACACGGATGTCCTGGACCTCTCCGGCCTTGGTGTCGACTGGTCCACACGGCCCATCACCTATGATGAAAACGACCCGGAAAGCGGATCGCTGACGCTGGCCGACGGCACGGTGATCACATTCAGCAACATCGAAACGGTGATCTGTTTCGGCAAGGGAACTCGGATCGCCACGCCCTACGGTGCGCGCACGGTCGAAGACCTCAAGCCTGGCGATCTGGTCCTGACCATGGACAACGGCGTGCAGCCGCTGCGCTGGGTCGGCGCGCGTCAGGTGCCCGCGATGGGCCGGTTCGCGCCCATCGAGATCAAGGCGGGTGCCCTGAACAACGACCGCGATCTGATCGTCTCGCCGCAGCACCGTATGCTGTTGAACAGCTGGCGCTCCGAGGTGCTGTTCGGCACCTCCGAGGTCTTCGCCGCCGCCAAGCACCTGGTCAACGGCACGACGATCCGAGAGGCACAGGGGGGGATGGTCACCTATTACCACCTGATGTTCGACCGCCACGAGGTGATCTTTGCCGAAGGCGCCGCCTCGGAAAGCTTCCACGTCTCGGATTACTCACTGACCGGCGTCGCCGACGCCGCGCGCGAGGAACTCTTCACGCTCTTCCCGGAGCTGCGCTCCATGCCGACGCATCACGGCGACACCGCCCGCAAATGCCTCAAGGCGCATGAGACGGAGCTTTTGGTGGCGTAA
- a CDS encoding SPOR domain-containing protein: MTGKGTRAAVLLGVTVALTACEDGQSFFDSFKSPRGGTAAASTSTKLVERDVEAPDVFQVTDNGLWDGRPSLGGVWVAHSDVTDPERVIIRNEKNGKFVIGALFKREATAPGPGIQVSSDAAEALGMLAGSPAELNITALRREEVAQEPETVETIAESETIAATSLDDPIADAAATLDALDAPAATATATPTAKPAAPVAAPKPAAPKPAASGLSKAYLQIGIFSVEGNAKRTVDMLGSQGIVATTKPGTSNGKDFWRVVVGPAATTSERAALLEKVKKAGFTDAYAVTH, from the coding sequence ATGACGGGTAAAGGAACGCGCGCTGCGGTCCTTCTGGGGGTCACGGTCGCGCTGACGGCGTGCGAAGACGGACAATCCTTTTTCGACAGCTTCAAATCACCTAGAGGAGGCACCGCAGCGGCGTCAACCTCAACCAAGCTTGTGGAACGCGATGTCGAAGCACCGGATGTCTTTCAGGTGACCGACAATGGCTTGTGGGACGGCCGTCCGTCTCTCGGCGGCGTCTGGGTGGCGCATTCCGATGTGACCGACCCGGAACGCGTCATCATTCGCAACGAGAAGAACGGCAAATTCGTCATCGGTGCGCTGTTCAAACGCGAAGCCACCGCGCCCGGTCCGGGCATTCAGGTGTCGTCGGACGCCGCCGAAGCCCTTGGCATGCTGGCAGGCTCTCCGGCTGAGCTGAACATCACCGCTCTGCGCCGCGAAGAAGTGGCGCAGGAGCCGGAAACCGTCGAAACCATTGCCGAGAGCGAGACCATCGCAGCCACCTCGCTCGACGATCCGATCGCCGATGCGGCGGCCACGCTTGATGCGCTTGATGCCCCGGCTGCGACAGCGACTGCGACACCGACGGCAAAACCCGCCGCCCCGGTAGCGGCGCCCAAGCCTGCGGCTCCGAAACCCGCCGCCTCCGGCCTCTCGAAAGCCTATCTGCAAATCGGGATTTTCTCGGTCGAGGGCAACGCCAAACGCACGGTCGATATGCTGGGCTCGCAAGGCATCGTTGCGACAACCAAACCCGGCACGTCGAATGGCAAAGACTTCTGGCGCGTCGTCGTCGGCCCCGCCGCCACCACGTCCGAACGCGCCGCGCTTCTCGAAAAAGTGAAAAAGGCGGGCTTCACGGACGCCTATGCTGTGACGCATTAA
- a CDS encoding AEC family transporter, with translation MQDLITVILPVFLVIGYGYLARRFGWVSDELIDNVMKFAQNFAVPLLLFSGIAKMDLGQNFHPPILISFYAGALSGGLFCFLGARYLFKRDLTDAVAIGFIGLFSNSLLLGIPITERAYGEAALAGNFAIISIHSPLLYGIGIAAMEIARTRGLGLSGFGLMRQIARSVLRNPLILGIAAGWTVNLAQIPLPAPVWDAVGLMTRAAIPAALFGLGGVLLRYKPEGDMRIILWAVAASLVLHPMIAYGLGHFVFDLPTPSLRSATITAAMAPGINAYLFANMYGVAKRVAASSVLIGTAGSILTIWCWLAILP, from the coding sequence ATGCAAGACCTGATCACCGTCATCCTCCCCGTCTTCCTGGTGATCGGCTACGGCTATCTGGCGCGCCGGTTCGGTTGGGTCAGCGATGAGTTGATCGACAACGTGATGAAATTCGCCCAGAATTTTGCCGTGCCGCTGTTGTTGTTCTCCGGCATTGCCAAGATGGACTTGGGCCAAAATTTCCACCCTCCAATCCTGATTTCCTTTTACGCGGGCGCTTTGTCGGGCGGGTTGTTCTGTTTTCTCGGGGCGCGCTACCTGTTCAAACGCGATCTGACGGATGCGGTGGCGATCGGGTTCATCGGGTTGTTCTCCAACTCGCTTTTGCTGGGCATCCCGATCACCGAACGCGCCTATGGCGAAGCGGCCCTGGCGGGGAATTTTGCGATCATCTCGATCCATTCGCCACTGCTTTACGGCATCGGCATCGCCGCGATGGAGATTGCCCGGACACGGGGGCTGGGTCTGTCGGGCTTTGGCCTGATGCGGCAGATTGCGCGCTCTGTCTTGCGCAACCCTCTGATCCTTGGCATCGCGGCGGGGTGGACCGTCAATCTGGCGCAGATCCCCCTGCCCGCGCCGGTTTGGGATGCGGTGGGTCTGATGACCCGCGCGGCCATTCCAGCGGCGCTCTTCGGTCTGGGCGGCGTGCTTTTGCGCTATAAACCTGAAGGCGATATGCGGATCATTCTTTGGGCGGTTGCCGCCTCCTTGGTGCTGCACCCGATGATTGCCTACGGGCTTGGGCATTTTGTCTTTGACCTGCCGACCCCGTCCCTGCGCTCCGCCACGATTACGGCGGCCATGGCGCCGGGGATCAACGCCTATCTCTTTGCCAATATGTATGGTGTGGCGAAACGCGTGGCGGCGTCTTCGGTGTTGATCGGCACGGCCGGCTCGATCCTGACCATATGGTGCTGGCTGGCGATCTTGCCGTAA
- a CDS encoding TatD family hydrolase translates to MSLPQITARITDSHCHLDFSDFAEELPEVVARAVDAGVHRMVTICTRLRQVDQVKSISERFDPVFWAAGTHPMSAAEEPLATVEELVALAEHPKFVGIGETGLDYHYTAESADIQKESLRIHIEASRETQLPLIIHARDADADAMKILGEEYRKGAYPCVLHCFTASKEFALAAMDWGFYISMSGITAFPRSEELREVFRAVPRDRVLVETDSPYLAPPPHRGRRNEPAYTAHTAQRAAETFEMDYAEFAALTEANFERLFTKAVL, encoded by the coding sequence ATGAGCCTTCCCCAGATTACCGCCCGCATCACAGACAGCCATTGCCACCTCGACTTCTCGGATTTTGCCGAGGAATTGCCGGAGGTTGTCGCCCGCGCCGTGGACGCAGGCGTGCATCGCATGGTGACGATCTGCACCCGCCTGCGGCAGGTGGATCAGGTCAAATCCATTTCCGAACGTTTCGATCCGGTGTTCTGGGCGGCGGGCACGCATCCGATGTCGGCGGCCGAGGAACCTCTGGCGACGGTCGAGGAATTGGTCGCTCTGGCCGAGCATCCGAAATTCGTGGGCATCGGCGAGACCGGCCTCGATTATCACTACACCGCCGAGAGCGCCGACATTCAGAAAGAGAGCCTGCGCATTCATATCGAGGCGTCGCGTGAGACGCAATTGCCGCTGATCATCCACGCCCGCGACGCCGATGCGGACGCGATGAAGATTTTGGGCGAGGAGTATCGTAAAGGCGCCTATCCTTGCGTGCTGCATTGCTTCACCGCCTCGAAGGAGTTCGCTCTGGCGGCGATGGACTGGGGCTTTTACATTTCGATGTCTGGCATCACGGCCTTTCCGCGCTCGGAAGAGTTGCGCGAGGTTTTCCGTGCGGTGCCACGGGATCGCGTCTTGGTCGAGACCGACAGCCCCTACCTCGCGCCGCCGCCGCATCGCGGGCGTCGCAACGAACCGGCCTACACGGCCCACACCGCCCAGCGCGCCGCCGAGACCTTCGAGATGGACTATGCCGAGTTCGCGGCGCTGACCGAGGCGAATTTCGAGCGTCTGTTTACAAAGGCCGTTTTATGA
- a CDS encoding SURF1 family protein yields MRPARFFSAKLIVATLIAAIGLAGFTSLGIWQVKRLSWKLDLIERVDTRLAADPIPAPGPAAWPGITAEKDEYTRVTLTGTFLNDDEVLIYTPSDFGPGYWVLTPLQRADGTIVMVNRGVVPQERGLAGDFPRITGETTLTGLLRLSEDQGWLFSRDNDPEGGNWYRRDIASITEAKGYTQAAPYFVDQDMTDPRGWPRGGKTVVSFRNSHLSYALTWFALAAVMVIGYGLVLRLHFRRKA; encoded by the coding sequence ATGCGCCCTGCCCGTTTCTTCTCCGCCAAACTGATCGTCGCCACCCTGATCGCCGCCATTGGACTGGCCGGTTTCACCAGCCTTGGCATCTGGCAAGTCAAACGCCTGTCGTGGAAACTCGACTTGATCGAACGGGTCGACACGCGTCTGGCCGCCGATCCCATCCCGGCCCCCGGCCCCGCCGCGTGGCCCGGCATCACGGCGGAGAAAGACGAATACACCCGCGTCACCCTCACCGGCACCTTCCTCAACGACGACGAGGTACTGATTTACACGCCGTCGGATTTCGGCCCCGGCTATTGGGTGCTCACCCCGCTCCAGCGCGCGGACGGAACCATCGTCATGGTCAACCGCGGCGTCGTCCCGCAAGAACGCGGCCTCGCAGGCGATTTCCCCCGCATCACCGGCGAGACCACACTCACCGGCCTTCTGCGCCTCTCCGAGGACCAAGGCTGGCTGTTTTCGCGCGACAACGACCCCGAGGGCGGCAATTGGTATCGCCGCGACATCGCCTCAATCACCGAGGCCAAGGGTTATACGCAAGCCGCACCCTATTTCGTCGACCAGGACATGACCGACCCGCGCGGCTGGCCGCGTGGCGGCAAGACCGTCGTGAGTTTCCGCAACTCGCATCTGAGCTACGCTTTGACATGGTTCGCTTTGGCCGCCGTCATGGTGATCGGCTACGGGCTCGTGTTGCGCCTGCATTTTCGTCGCAAGGCCTGA
- a CDS encoding DNA polymerase III subunit delta' — MAMAPEADCAPGAPHPRQTSTLFGQAHAEENFLDAFNSHRMHHAWLITGPRGVGKATLAWRIARFLLAQPVEDEGGLFGDTPPPTDSLDLGHEHPVYRRSAQLAEPRLCLIRREWDAKKSRHGSVITVEEVRKLNSFFHMSAADGGRRVVIVDSADEMNVSAANALLKTLEEPPKDAFLLLISHQPSRLLPTIRSRCRELRLGPLQPADLAQALDAAGFDAAEQSDALAELSAGSVGEALRLTNLGGLDVYRDLVELFSTLPRLDRARALKLAEGCVGAANTDRYDLTLGLIDRFLTRLARAGAGRPPIVEAAPGEAALLTRLAPDSFAARDWAVLQQELSARAQHARAVNLDPAALILDMVFKINDTASRIAR, encoded by the coding sequence ATGGCGATGGCGCCGGAGGCCGATTGCGCGCCGGGGGCCCCACATCCGCGGCAGACCTCGACGCTCTTCGGTCAGGCGCATGCGGAGGAGAACTTTCTCGACGCCTTCAATTCGCACCGGATGCATCACGCCTGGCTGATCACCGGCCCGCGCGGGGTGGGCAAGGCCACGCTCGCCTGGCGCATCGCGCGGTTTCTGCTGGCGCAGCCGGTGGAGGATGAGGGCGGGCTGTTTGGCGATACCCCGCCGCCCACGGACAGCCTGGACTTGGGTCACGAGCATCCGGTTTACCGGCGTTCTGCGCAGCTCGCGGAACCCCGTCTCTGCCTCATTCGCCGCGAATGGGACGCCAAAAAATCCCGCCACGGTTCGGTGATCACCGTCGAAGAGGTGCGCAAGCTCAACTCCTTCTTTCACATGTCGGCCGCCGACGGCGGGCGCCGCGTCGTCATTGTCGATAGTGCCGATGAGATGAACGTCTCCGCCGCCAATGCCCTGCTCAAAACCCTCGAAGAACCGCCGAAAGACGCTTTTCTGTTGCTGATCTCGCACCAGCCCTCGCGGCTTTTGCCGACGATCCGAAGCCGCTGCCGCGAGCTGCGCCTCGGGCCGCTCCAGCCTGCCGATTTGGCCCAGGCTCTTGACGCGGCAGGGTTCGATGCCGCAGAGCAATCAGACGCATTGGCGGAATTGTCCGCCGGCTCTGTGGGGGAGGCGTTGAGGTTGACGAATTTGGGCGGGCTGGATGTGTATCGCGATCTGGTGGAGCTGTTCTCCACTCTGCCCCGGCTGGATCGCGCGCGCGCGCTGAAACTCGCCGAGGGCTGCGTGGGCGCGGCCAACACGGACCGCTATGACCTGACGCTGGGCCTCATCGACCGGTTTCTGACCCGGCTCGCGCGCGCAGGTGCGGGGCGACCGCCGATTGTCGAGGCCGCCCCCGGTGAGGCCGCACTTTTGACCCGGCTCGCCCCCGACAGCTTTGCCGCCCGCGATTGGGCGGTGTTGCAGCAAGAGCTTTCCGCACGTGCACAACATGCCCGGGCGGTGAACCTTGACCCTGCCGCTCTGATCCTTGATATGGTATTCAAGATCAACGACACGGCCAGCCGCATCGCGCGCTAA
- the cyoC gene encoding cytochrome o ubiquinol oxidase subunit III: protein MSHSQTASVRVAEHEVHHDSPTPIGFWIYLMSDCIIFGALFATYAVLGGGFAGGPGPKDLFEPGFVAIETALLLFSSITFGLAMLQADKGKRDGTMMWLVITGLLGAGFIAMELYEFRHLIHIGAGPDRSAFLSSFFALVGTHGLHVTGGLIWLVTLLTQIKAHGLTTANMRRLGTLSMFWHFLDLIWIGVFSFVYLVRLI, encoded by the coding sequence ATGAGCCACTCCCAAACTGCAAGCGTGCGCGTCGCAGAGCACGAGGTGCACCACGACAGTCCCACGCCCATCGGGTTCTGGATTTACCTGATGAGCGACTGCATCATCTTTGGTGCGCTTTTCGCGACCTATGCCGTCCTCGGCGGCGGGTTCGCGGGCGGGCCGGGGCCGAAGGATCTGTTCGAGCCCGGGTTCGTCGCCATCGAGACGGCTTTGCTGCTGTTCTCCTCGATCACCTTCGGCCTCGCCATGCTTCAGGCCGACAAGGGCAAACGCGACGGCACGATGATGTGGCTGGTGATCACCGGCCTTCTGGGCGCGGGCTTCATCGCGATGGAGCTTTATGAGTTCCGTCACCTGATCCACATCGGCGCGGGTCCGGATCGCTCGGCCTTCCTGTCGTCCTTCTTTGCGCTCGTGGGCACCCACGGGTTGCACGTGACGGGCGGCCTCATCTGGCTCGTGACGCTCCTGACGCAGATCAAGGCCCACGGGTTGACCACCGCCAACATGCGTCGCCTCGGCACGCTGTCGATGTTCTGGCACTTCCTCGATCTGATCTGGATCGGCGTGTTTTCCTTTGTCTATCTCGTGAGGTTGATCTGA
- a CDS encoding D-alanyl-D-alanine carboxypeptidase family protein: protein MSLPASAFETRARAAWVYDLTTDTVLMNKEAQTPLPPASMSKLMTLNMLFEALRDGRVTLDTRFSVSTRAKNMGGSTMFLNETDRPTVEELIQGIIVLSGNDACVVVAEGLAGTEDNFARLMNDRAKVLGLENSTFANASGWPNPGQRMSVEDLGKLAIRFITDFPEYYGYFGQHEFPYDNRAPQNRFNRNPLLKLGIGADGLKTGHTQEAGYGLVGSATQGTRRVVFVISGLATEAERAQESERIVNWAFRQFAEKSVAEKGHEFARADVWMGDQTEVGLVAAEDISVLLPGSQLEKLAGEVVYTGPFEAPITQGDTLAELVIPREDLPEARIPLVADRSIARGGLAPRLRTAFMVLKDKLEGQTGLAVAE, encoded by the coding sequence ATGTCCCTGCCCGCCTCCGCGTTTGAAACACGCGCGCGCGCCGCATGGGTCTATGATCTGACGACCGACACGGTGCTGATGAACAAGGAGGCCCAGACGCCCCTGCCGCCAGCCTCCATGTCGAAACTCATGACGCTCAATATGCTGTTCGAGGCGCTGCGCGATGGGCGTGTGACACTGGACACCCGCTTTTCCGTCTCGACGCGGGCGAAAAACATGGGCGGCTCGACCATGTTCCTCAACGAGACCGACCGCCCCACCGTCGAAGAGCTCATTCAGGGCATCATCGTGCTGTCCGGCAATGATGCCTGCGTCGTCGTCGCCGAAGGCTTGGCGGGCACCGAGGACAACTTTGCGCGTCTGATGAACGACCGCGCCAAAGTCTTGGGTCTGGAAAATTCGACCTTCGCCAATGCCTCGGGCTGGCCCAACCCCGGTCAACGCATGTCGGTCGAGGATCTCGGCAAACTGGCGATCCGCTTCATCACCGACTTCCCCGAATATTACGGCTATTTCGGCCAGCATGAATTTCCCTATGACAACCGCGCGCCGCAGAACCGGTTCAACCGCAACCCGCTCTTGAAACTCGGCATTGGCGCCGATGGCCTCAAGACCGGGCACACGCAAGAGGCGGGTTACGGCCTCGTCGGCTCCGCCACGCAGGGCACGCGCCGCGTTGTTTTCGTGATCTCGGGTCTCGCGACCGAGGCCGAGCGCGCGCAGGAAAGCGAACGCATCGTCAACTGGGCCTTCCGCCAGTTCGCCGAAAAATCCGTGGCCGAGAAAGGTCATGAGTTCGCCCGCGCCGATGTCTGGATGGGCGATCAGACCGAAGTGGGATTGGTCGCCGCCGAAGACATCTCCGTTCTGCTGCCCGGCAGCCAATTGGAAAAGCTTGCGGGCGAAGTGGTCTACACCGGCCCCTTCGAGGCGCCGATCACCCAAGGCGACACCCTGGCCGAACTGGTGATCCCACGCGAGGACCTGCCTGAGGCGCGTATCCCGCTGGTCGCGGATCGCTCGATTGCGCGCGGCGGATTGGCTCCGAGGTTGCGCACGGCCTTCATGGTGCTTAAGGACAAGTTGGAAGGGCAAACGGGTCTGGCCGTAGCCGAATAA
- the tmk gene encoding dTMP kinase, translating to MFISFEGIDGSGKSTQARLLAEGLRALGHAVVHTREPGGSPGAEEIRSLVLEGDPDRWSAETEILLFTAARRDHLEKTIRPALTAGKVVICDRFADSTRVFQGVTRGDLQDKVNRLHNEMIGIEPDLTLLFDMDPEIGLARAKGRQTSEERFEDFGQDFQEKCRAAFLDLARAHDRFTVIDAGREIEVVAEEVLALVSKRLSS from the coding sequence ATGTTCATCAGTTTCGAGGGCATCGACGGGTCCGGCAAATCGACACAAGCGCGGCTTTTGGCCGAGGGGCTTCGGGCTTTGGGTCATGCGGTGGTCCACACGCGTGAACCGGGCGGCTCTCCGGGGGCGGAGGAAATCCGCTCTCTCGTGCTCGAAGGCGACCCGGACCGCTGGTCGGCGGAAACTGAGATCCTGCTCTTCACCGCCGCCCGTCGCGATCATCTGGAAAAGACCATCCGCCCCGCTTTGACGGCTGGCAAAGTCGTGATCTGCGACCGCTTCGCCGACAGCACGCGGGTGTTTCAGGGCGTCACGCGCGGCGATCTTCAGGACAAGGTGAACCGGCTTCATAATGAGATGATCGGCATCGAGCCGGACCTGACGCTGTTGTTCGACATGGACCCGGAGATCGGGCTGGCGCGCGCCAAAGGGCGGCAGACCTCCGAGGAGCGTTTCGAAGATTTCGGGCAGGATTTTCAGGAAAAATGCCGCGCGGCCTTTCTCGATCTGGCGCGAGCGCATGACCGTTTCACCGTGATCGACGCCGGGCGCGAGATCGAGGTGGTGGCCGAAGAGGTCTTGGCGCTTGTCTCAAAACGGCTCAGCTCATGA
- the cyoD gene encoding cytochrome o ubiquinol oxidase subunit IV, which yields MSADTHPHHDAPHGDHHGDHGSGHGHGTMGQLMIGFALAAILTIIPFYLVMAEVEMDRTTLVGLIMGLGAVQIIVHLKFFLHLNTKSEEGSTFMSTMLAVIILVIVLAGSLWVMHNMNENMMPEHEMDQLLEGMESLQSQQG from the coding sequence ATGTCTGCTGATACGCACCCCCACCACGACGCCCCTCACGGTGACCATCACGGTGATCACGGGTCTGGCCACGGGCACGGCACCATGGGTCAACTGATGATCGGTTTCGCGCTGGCCGCGATCCTGACCATCATCCCCTTCTACCTCGTCATGGCCGAGGTCGAGATGGACCGCACCACATTGGTCGGCCTCATCATGGGCCTTGGCGCTGTTCAGATCATCGTGCATTTGAAGTTCTTCCTGCACCTCAACACGAAATCCGAAGAGGGCAGCACCTTCATGTCCACCATGTTGGCGGTGATCATCCTCGTCATCGTTCTGGCGGGGTCTCTGTGGGTCATGCACAACATGAACGAGAACATGATGCCCGAGCACGAGATGGATCAACTGCTCGAAGGGATGGAGAGCCTTCAGTCGCAACAGGGCTAA
- a CDS encoding MBL fold metallo-hydrolase produces the protein MSARFTILGCGSSGGVPRIGNHWGACDPQNPKNRRMRCSALIERDGPDGTTTVLIDTGPDMRQQLLNAGVERLDGVVFTHAHADHMHGLDDLRQIVFNMRERVKVYADSETENDLIARFGYAFVQPAGSNYPPILDLNAIRGPVTIEGPGGPVTLTPLQVNHGQIEAKGFRIGDLAYIPDVLAIHEATWDAMQGLDTFVIDALRYTPHPSHAHLELALEWIARAKPRQAVLTNMHIDIDYATVDEETPDHVTPAHDGMVIEITGAL, from the coding sequence ATGAGCGCGCGCTTTACCATATTGGGCTGTGGCTCCTCAGGCGGCGTGCCGCGGATCGGCAACCATTGGGGCGCTTGCGACCCACAGAACCCGAAAAACCGGCGGATGCGCTGTTCGGCTCTGATCGAGCGCGACGGCCCGGATGGAACGACGACGGTGCTGATCGACACCGGCCCCGACATGCGCCAGCAATTGCTGAACGCCGGAGTGGAGCGGCTCGACGGCGTGGTCTTCACCCATGCCCACGCGGATCACATGCATGGCCTCGATGATCTGCGCCAGATCGTGTTCAACATGCGCGAACGGGTCAAAGTCTATGCTGACAGTGAGACGGAGAACGACCTGATCGCGCGCTTCGGCTATGCCTTTGTGCAGCCTGCGGGCTCGAACTACCCGCCCATTCTGGACCTGAATGCCATTCGCGGGCCGGTCACGATTGAGGGCCCCGGCGGTCCGGTGACACTGACGCCTTTGCAGGTCAACCATGGGCAGATCGAGGCCAAGGGATTCCGCATCGGCGATCTGGCGTATATTCCCGACGTCTTGGCGATCCATGAGGCGACATGGGACGCGATGCAGGGGCTTGATACGTTTGTGATCGACGCGCTGCGCTACACACCGCACCCCTCTCACGCCCATCTTGAGTTGGCGCTGGAGTGGATTGCGCGTGCCAAACCTCGACAAGCCGTGCTGACCAATATGCACATCGACATCGACTACGCGACCGTGGATGAGGAGACCCCGGATCACGTCACCCCCGCGCATGACGGTATGGTGATCGAGATCACAGGAGCGCTCTGA